A section of the Glandiceps talaboti chromosome 8, keGlaTala1.1, whole genome shotgun sequence genome encodes:
- the LOC144438629 gene encoding protein SGT1 homolog, giving the protein MAELFSKANEAFVDENYGEAVKLYEQAIEQDGQNAEYYLKRAQAYIKLEQYPNAVNDAQKAIDLVPNNAKAYLRKGTACFYLERYDDARKAFMEGQRLDQSDSTFKTWIRKCEAELNLEEMEESGPTAEGKPIVGVASGSTDSTPVSTQQTEPKSNTQTESTSNVQTETSTATPSETTNETTAASPVSQPPVAPKIRYDWYQTETHVVITIMIKKAKKEDVTLKYTDKTVSASVRLPTDTNYNLDLSLAHCIVPDKSLHKVLSTKIEVKLKKADGLRWNMLEAPAEEKKVIKKADISQDDVHKYPSSSHHGKDWDKLAKDVEKEEKDSKLEGDAALNQLFQQIYTDGTDEVRRAMNKSFSESGGTVLSTNWQDIAKKKTEVKPPDGMEWKDWE; this is encoded by the exons ATGGCGGAGCTCTTCAG TAAAGCAAACGAGGCCTTTGTTGACGAGAATTACGGAGAAGCAGTGAAG TTGTATGAACAAGCCATAGAGCAGGATGGGCAGAATGCAGAGTATTACCTGAAGAGAGCCCAGGCATACATCAAATTAGAACAATACCCTA ATGCTGTCAATGATGCACAGAAAGCAATAGATCTTGTACCAAATAATGCTAAAGCATACTTGAGGAAAGG aACTGCATGTTTTTATCTTGAGAGATATGACGATGCAAGGAAAGCATTCAtggaaggtcaaaggttagatcAAAGTGATTCAACATTTAAAACTTGGATCAGGAAATGTGAAGCTGAACTTAACT TGGAAGAAATGGAAGAGTCGGGGCCTACAGCAGAAGGAAAG CCAATTGTAGGTGTGGCAAGTGGTAGTACAGACTCAACACCAGTATCAACACAACAAACAGAACCAAAATCAAATACACAGACAGAATCAACATCAAATGTACAAACAGAAACATCTACAGCAACACCATCGGAAACAACGAATGAAACAACAGCAGCATCACCTGTATCTCAACCACCAGTAGCACCAAAAATCAG gTATGATTGGTACCAGACAGAGACGCATGTTGTCATCACTATTATGATCAAAAAAGCCAAGAAGGAAGATGTCACGTTAAAGTACACAGATAAAACA GTTAGTGCATCAGTGCGGCTTCCCACAGACACCAACTACAATTTAGATCTAAGCCTTGCACACTGTATTGTTCCAGACAAGAGTCTTCATAAAGTTTTATCAACCAAG ATTGAGGTAAAGTTGAAAAAAGCTGATGGTCTGAGGTGGAATATGTTAGAAGCACCAGCAGAAGAGAAGAAAGTCATCAAGAAAGCAG ATATCAGTCAGGATGACGTCCACAAATACCCCTCATCAAGTCACCATGGAAAAGACTGGGATAAACTGGCAAAAGATGTGGAAAAGGAGGAAAAAGACAGCAAATTAGAGGGAGACGCAGCACTAAACCAACTCTTTCAACAAATCTATACAGATGGCACTGATGAAGTCAGGAGAGCAATGAATAAATCATTT TCTGAATCAGGAGGTACTGTGCTGAGTACCAACTGGCAAGACATCGCTAAGAAGAAGACAGAAGTTAAACCACCAGATGGCATGGAATGGAAGGATTGGGAATAA
- the LOC144438618 gene encoding nocturnin-like, with amino-acid sequence MGQANTISRMTSNQLLAKCREALRGHPPLLTRKMQRVRHGGSTDKCEGPKIRVMQWNVLADALCQGKDNFIKAPPDSLLWENRKFRSLEEILTYDPDIICLQEVDHYHDFYNPMLQSIGYQGVFKPKPDSPCIYCTEHNGPDGCALFYKMDKFDVVDGITPNLKVSMPGKGSWTSNQVAIIYTLQGKEPSLSGEQVVVGVTHLKAKKGWEDLRHQQGMVLLNHLRKQAKSKPIIFTGDFNAETSEKVYNCFSKDELKLDSACKVLSEDGSLDAAFTTWKIRPSGEVKHTIDYMWYSAESLCVHSALDLPTEEQLGEARAPSFTTSSDHFSLVCDFKFKPGCNNGTASFSSL; translated from the exons ATGGGCCAAGCTAACACAATATCAAGAATGACAAGTAATCAGCTGTTAGCCAAATGCAGAGAAGCTCTGCGAGGGCATCCACCTCTACTCACCAGAAAAATGCAACGAGTACGCCATGGAGGTTCAACTGATAAATGTGAGGGACCCAAAATAAGAGTGATGCAATGGAATGTACTGGCAGATG CTCTTTGTCAAGGTAAAGACAACTTTATCAAGGCTCCACCAGATTCCCTTTTATGGGAAAACAGAAAATTCCGCTCTCTTGAAGAAATCCTTACCTATGACCCAGACATCATCTGTTTACAAGAGGTTGATCATTACCATGATTTTTACAATCCAATGTTGCAAAGCATAGGATACCAAGGTGTTTTCAAACCCAAACCTGATTCTCCTTGCATCTACTGTACTGAACACAATGGACCAGACGGCTGTGCGTTGTTCTACAAAATGGACAAGTTTGACGTTGTGGATGGTATCACTCCAAATTTGAAAGTTTCTATGCCAGGCAAAGGCAGTTGGACCTCCAATCAAGTGGCCATCATCTATACACTACAGGGTAAAGAACCAAGCCTAAGCGGCGAACAGGTCGTTGTCGGAGTAACACATCTCAAAGCCAAGAAAGGGTGGGAAGATTTGAGACATCAACAGGGTAtggtattactaaatcacttaAGAAAACAGGCCAAGAGTAAACCTATTATTTTCACAGGTGATTTTAATGCTGAAACGTCAGAAAAAGTGTATAATTGTTTCTCTAAAGATGAGCTGAAACTCGATAGTGCTTGCAAAGTGTTGAGTGAAGATGGTTCATTGGATGCAGCATTCACTACATGGAAGATTCGACCTTCTGGAGAAGTCAAACATACAATAGATTATATGTGGTATTCAGCTGAGAGTCTGTGTGTGCATTCCGCATTGGACCTACCCACTGAAGAACAGCTAGGTGAGGCAAGAGCTCCATCATTTACGACTTCTTCTGATCATTTTTCCTTGGTATGTGATTTTAAGTTTAAACCTGGTTGTAATAATGGTACAGCATCTTTCAGTTCCTTGTGA